A stretch of Pseudomonas sp. CCC3.1 DNA encodes these proteins:
- a CDS encoding AAA family ATPase has product MKVVVLAGPESSGKSWLAEQLQAHFGGLLVGEYVRSFIEQNQRDTCLADIPAIARGQLAQEDAARAQQPELLILDTHLLSNMLWSQTLFGDCPAWLERQLLERHYDLHLLLSPEHVEWTQDGQRCQPALADRQAFFNASRKWLEQHQQLLQVITGDWHARHLQAFNAVEQLLA; this is encoded by the coding sequence ATGAAAGTGGTGGTACTGGCCGGCCCGGAGTCCAGCGGCAAAAGCTGGCTCGCGGAACAATTGCAGGCACACTTCGGCGGCCTTTTGGTGGGTGAATACGTGCGCTCTTTCATCGAGCAAAACCAACGCGATACGTGTCTTGCAGACATTCCGGCCATCGCTCGTGGCCAACTCGCCCAGGAAGATGCGGCCCGCGCACAACAACCTGAATTACTGATTCTGGACACGCATTTGCTGAGCAATATGCTCTGGAGCCAGACCTTGTTTGGCGACTGCCCGGCCTGGCTTGAACGGCAGTTGCTTGAACGTCATTACGATCTGCATTTACTGCTGTCACCCGAACACGTGGAGTGGACTCAAGACGGCCAGCGCTGCCAACCCGCTCTCGCCGATCGCCAGGCGTTTTTTAACGCCAGCCGCAAATGGCTGGAACAGCATCAACAACTTCTGCAAGTGATTACCGGCGACTGGCACGCTCGCCACCTACAGGCCTTTAACGCTGTCGAACAGTTACTGGCTTAA